A genomic stretch from Roseiconus lacunae includes:
- a CDS encoding dihydroorotate dehydrogenase electron transfer subunit encodes MSSLHADYYANQLVQHQTELVENEAIAESTYRLRVACPSIAQRCVPGQFMMIRLADVNAPLIGRAFAIWDVIADSEGTPTYIDLIYLKKGSFTTACAESPVGTRVSLWGPLGNGFSNQNCDRLIMAVGGIGQTPMLLLGREALGQQSFDRESGWAKHAEVIYGARRQSLHAGVDQFRSAGFDVHLCTDDGSAGTRALVPDVLAERLKETDARERVRVVTCGPEIMMEKVAEVCAALRLEGRDVHCQVSMETPMACGIGICFSCVAKVKQDDGEWDYKRTCVEGPIFDAEKIVW; translated from the coding sequence TGGTTCAACACCAAACAGAACTGGTCGAGAACGAAGCGATTGCGGAATCGACCTATCGCTTGCGAGTCGCCTGCCCGTCGATCGCTCAACGCTGCGTGCCGGGCCAATTCATGATGATCCGCCTTGCCGATGTCAACGCACCGCTGATCGGCCGAGCGTTCGCGATCTGGGATGTGATCGCGGACTCGGAAGGCACGCCGACCTACATCGATCTGATCTACCTTAAGAAAGGCAGCTTCACGACGGCCTGTGCCGAAAGCCCCGTCGGTACGCGTGTTTCACTTTGGGGGCCACTGGGCAATGGTTTTTCCAACCAGAACTGCGACCGGTTGATCATGGCGGTCGGCGGCATCGGGCAAACCCCAATGCTGCTTCTCGGTCGCGAGGCGCTCGGCCAACAGAGCTTCGACCGGGAGAGCGGTTGGGCCAAGCATGCCGAAGTGATCTACGGTGCTCGGCGGCAATCGCTGCACGCCGGAGTCGATCAATTCCGATCGGCTGGCTTTGACGTCCACCTCTGCACCGACGACGGATCAGCCGGAACGCGAGCACTCGTTCCCGACGTGCTCGCCGAACGCTTGAAAGAAACCGATGCCCGCGAGCGGGTCCGCGTTGTGACCTGCGGCCCTGAAATCATGATGGAGAAGGTCGCGGAAGTCTGCGCGGCGCTACGCCTCGAAGGACGCGATGTCCACTGCCAGGTTTCGATGGAAACCCCGATGGCGTGCGGCATCGGGATCTGCTTTTCCTGCGTCGCCAAAGTCAAGCAAGACGACGGCGAGTGGGATTACAAACGAACCTGCGTCGAAGGTCCGATCTTCGATGCCGAAAAGATCGTCTGGTAA